One window of the Macaca thibetana thibetana isolate TM-01 chromosome 1, ASM2454274v1, whole genome shotgun sequence genome contains the following:
- the TAGLN2 gene encoding transgelin-2 — MANRGPAYGLSREVQQKIEKQYDADLEQILIQWITTQCRKDVGRPQPGRENFQNWLKDGTVLCELINALYPEGQAPVKKIQASTMAFKQMEQISQFLQAAERYGINTTDIFQTVDLWEGKNMACVQRTLMNLGGLAVARDDGLFSGDPNWFPKKSKENPRNFSDNQLQEGKNVIGLQMGTNRGASQAGMTGYGMPRQIL, encoded by the exons ATGGCTAACAGGGGACCTGCATATGGCCTGAGCCGGGAGGTGCAGCAGAAGATTGAGAAACAGTATGATGCAGATCTGGAGCAGATCCTGATCCAGTGGATCACCACCCAGTGCCGAAAGGATGTGGGCCGGCCCCAGCCTGGACGCGAGAACTTCCAGAACTGGCTCAAGGATGGCACA GTGCTATGTGAGCTCATTAATGCACTGTACCCCGAGGGGCAGGCCCCAGTAAAGAAGATCCAGGCCTCCACCATGGCCTTCAAGCAGATGGAGCAGATCTCTCAGTTCCTGCAAGCAGCTGAGCGCTATGGCATTAACACCACCGACATCTTCCAAACTGTGGACCTCTGGGAAG GAAAGAACATGGCCTGTGTGCAGCGGACGCTGATGAATCTGGGTGGGCTGGCAGTAGCGCGGGATGATGGACTCTTCTCTGGGGATCCCAATTGGTTCCCTAA GAAATCCAAGGAGAATCCTCGGAACTTTTCGGACAACCAGCTGCAAGAGGGCAAGAACGTGATCGGGTTACAGATGGGCACCAACCGCGGGGCATCTCAGGCAGGCATGACTGGCTACGGGATGCCACGCCAGATCCTCTGA